A region of Selenomonadales bacterium 4137-cl DNA encodes the following proteins:
- a CDS encoding aminotransferase class I/II-fold pyridoxal phosphate-dependent enzyme has translation MTWAERISPAVRAIPPSGIRRFFDIVAETKGVVSLGVGEPDFVTPWHIRESCVYGLQQGYTAYTSNYGLLELREEIAKNCAASYGVNYDPRKEVLVTVGVSEALDLAMRAILSPGDEVLVPEPCYVSYKACVSLAGGVPVTVPTRMADCFRVTVSQLEELVTPRTKALLIGYPNNPTGAIMSKAELEGIAAFALKHDLIVISDEIYASLTYDGAHTCFASLPGMRDRTILLNGFSKAYAMTGWRIGYALSNPDFIGAMTKIHQYTMLCAPITAQVAAVEALRHGQCNMLRMVEEYNRRRRLMVDGFKTIGLDCFEPKGAFYIFPSIKQTGLSSLAFAEELLKAEKVALVPGDAFGESGEGFVRCSYASSTANLSEALTRIGRFVKKYI, from the coding sequence ATGACCTGGGCCGAGCGCATCTCGCCCGCCGTCAGGGCCATCCCCCCTTCCGGCATCCGCCGCTTTTTCGACATCGTCGCCGAAACCAAAGGGGTCGTCTCCCTCGGAGTGGGCGAGCCCGACTTCGTTACCCCCTGGCATATCCGCGAAAGCTGCGTCTACGGCCTCCAGCAGGGCTACACCGCCTACACGTCCAACTATGGCCTGCTCGAACTCCGCGAGGAGATCGCCAAAAACTGCGCCGCCAGCTACGGAGTGAATTACGACCCCCGTAAAGAGGTGCTTGTCACGGTCGGGGTCAGCGAGGCGCTCGACCTTGCCATGCGGGCCATCCTCAGCCCCGGCGACGAAGTCCTTGTCCCCGAACCGTGCTACGTATCCTACAAGGCGTGCGTCTCCTTAGCCGGCGGCGTACCGGTGACGGTGCCGACGAGGATGGCCGACTGCTTCCGCGTGACGGTCTCCCAGCTCGAAGAACTGGTAACTCCCCGCACCAAGGCGCTCTTGATCGGCTACCCCAACAACCCCACCGGCGCGATCATGTCCAAAGCCGAGCTGGAAGGCATCGCCGCCTTCGCGCTCAAACACGACCTCATCGTCATCTCGGACGAAATATACGCCAGCCTCACCTACGACGGCGCCCACACCTGCTTCGCCTCTCTGCCCGGCATGCGCGACCGCACCATCCTCCTCAACGGCTTTTCCAAAGCTTACGCCATGACCGGCTGGCGGATCGGCTACGCCCTCTCCAACCCCGACTTCATCGGCGCGATGACCAAAATTCACCAGTACACCATGCTCTGCGCCCCCATCACCGCCCAGGTGGCGGCGGTCGAAGCGCTGCGCCACGGACAATGCAACATGCTGCGGATGGTCGAAGAGTACAACCGCCGCCGCCGCCTGATGGTGGACGGATTTAAAACCATCGGCCTCGACTGCTTCGAACCCAAGGGCGCCTTCTACATCTTCCCCTCCATCAAGCAGACCGGGCTGAGTTCCCTCGCCTTTGCCGAGGAACTCCTCAAAGCCGAAAAGGTCGCCCTCGTGCCGGGCGACGCCTTCGGCGAAAGCGGCGAAGGCTTCGTCCGCTGCTCGTACGCCTCCTCGACCGCCAACCTTTCCGAAGCTCTGACCCGCATCGGCCGCTTCGTAAAAAAGTATATATAA
- a CDS encoding Lrp/AsnC family transcriptional regulator, which translates to MRELLELLEKDHTLTVAQLAVMLDKPQDEIAALIKQFEADKTIVKYQTIVNWEKAGADRVTAIIEVRITPQREVGFDAIAERIYRFPEVRSLYLMSGAYDLLVIVEAKTLKEAAQFVSTKLSTIEGVISTTTHFMLKQYKEAGVILEDEEEDRRLVVSP; encoded by the coding sequence ATGCGCGAACTACTGGAACTTCTGGAAAAGGACCATACGCTGACGGTGGCACAGCTGGCCGTCATGCTCGACAAGCCGCAGGATGAAATCGCCGCCCTGATAAAACAGTTCGAGGCGGACAAAACGATCGTCAAGTACCAGACGATCGTCAACTGGGAAAAGGCCGGCGCCGACCGGGTCACCGCAATAATCGAAGTCAGGATCACCCCCCAGCGGGAAGTGGGCTTCGACGCCATCGCCGAGCGCATCTACCGTTTCCCCGAAGTGCGCAGCCTCTACCTCATGTCAGGCGCCTATGACCTCCTCGTCATCGTCGAGGCCAAAACGCTCAAGGAGGCGGCCCAGTTCGTCTCCACCAAGCTGTCGACCATCGAGGGCGTCATCAGCACGACCACCCACTTCATGCTCAAACAGTACAAAGAGGCGGGAGTCATCCTCGAGGACGAGGAGGAGGACCGCAGGCTGGTGGTGTCGCCATGA